A window of the Lysinibacillus irui genome harbors these coding sequences:
- a CDS encoding GNAT family N-acetyltransferase, producing the protein MQNIIEAGMEHLQVLCAIDQEVIGDQSRSHEIQQAIKEQRCLLYQANKDAAGFLLFNNDFFGHSFISLVIVKPSERRKGVATSLMRAYLEVARTPKVFSSTNQSNTSMQQVFQALGFIKSGFIDNLDEGDPEIIYVKKASPQE; encoded by the coding sequence ATGCAAAATATAATAGAAGCAGGAATGGAGCACTTACAGGTACTTTGTGCGATTGATCAAGAAGTAATTGGCGATCAATCAAGAAGCCATGAAATTCAACAAGCTATTAAAGAGCAACGCTGCCTTTTGTATCAAGCTAATAAGGATGCTGCGGGTTTTCTACTATTTAATAACGACTTTTTTGGTCATAGCTTTATTTCTTTAGTGATTGTCAAGCCTTCCGAGCGGAGAAAAGGGGTGGCGACTAGCTTAATGCGTGCATATTTGGAAGTCGCGAGGACACCAAAGGTATTTTCTTCTACTAATCAATCCAATACAAGCATGCAGCAAGTATTTCAAGCCTTAGGGTTTATTAAAAGTGGCTTTATTGACAACTTAGATGAAGGGGATCCAGAAATTATTTATGTAAAAAAAGCCTCACCACAGGAGTAG
- a CDS encoding GNAT family N-acetyltransferase, with amino-acid sequence MSMKLMFYEDSAQSLIEEYTITDEQLRYTKSPQENIELARQDHSRHAILAMDGDKLVTFFVLHEKDGVKPYTSNDKALLIRSFSTDYYEQGKGYAKKALQLLPDFVRQHFPHINELVLGVNVPNKAAQALYTKCGFVDEGRRVMGFRDEIKVMSYSMKDDDKCKI; translated from the coding sequence ATGTCCATGAAGCTTATGTTCTATGAGGATAGTGCGCAATCTTTAATAGAAGAATATACAATAACAGATGAGCAGCTCCGCTATACAAAGTCACCACAGGAAAATATTGAACTCGCTAGGCAGGATCACAGTCGGCATGCTATTTTAGCCATGGATGGAGACAAGCTGGTAACCTTTTTTGTGCTACATGAAAAAGACGGGGTCAAGCCTTACACTTCTAATGATAAGGCATTGTTAATCCGTTCATTTTCTACTGATTATTACGAGCAGGGTAAAGGCTATGCCAAGAAGGCACTGCAATTGTTACCTGATTTTGTGCGGCAGCATTTCCCTCATATAAATGAGCTTGTGCTAGGTGTAAATGTACCAAATAAAGCGGCGCAAGCCCTTTATACAAAGTGCGGATTTGTGGATGAGGGAAGACGGGTCATGGGATTTCGAGATGAGATTAAGGTGATGAGCTATTCCATGAAGGATGATGATAAATGCAAAATATAA
- the ccsB gene encoding c-type cytochrome biogenesis protein CcsB, with amino-acid sequence MGGIHVNQETLLSISSNSLFVAFILLLIAIVPLGLAVKSKGKLFGKLGLFLTYVAFALQLVYFVVRWMAVDHAPVSNMYEFMTFFGIMLTGSYLIIHFLYKQIVVGLFTIPVSLIILGYGSVFAKEVSPLVPSLQSHWLTIHVMTVAFSSAILSVSFATGLIYLLRTLDVSKKSISTYGLEFVLYCLVVVIGFIGVSTTFSFASDDVKVQFDNAQGQSEQAVYSMMPLIVTKGAVTENGEAVGMIEITNKIDAKKLNSIVWAFMVGTILYAVIRLITRKSISALLKPWTSRVQPQLMDEISYRAVVIGFPLFALGGLLFAMIWAQIAWSRYWGWDPKEVWALITFLFYAAFLHFRLSKGWEGEKTAWLAIIGFGIIVFNQVFVNLVIAGLHSYA; translated from the coding sequence ATGGGAGGGATTCATGTGAATCAAGAAACCTTATTATCTATTAGCAGCAATTCTTTATTTGTTGCCTTTATCTTACTACTGATTGCAATTGTGCCTTTAGGGCTTGCGGTCAAATCAAAGGGCAAATTATTCGGCAAGCTAGGACTGTTTCTCACGTATGTAGCCTTTGCTTTACAGCTCGTCTATTTTGTGGTGAGATGGATGGCTGTAGATCATGCACCTGTGAGTAATATGTATGAATTTATGACATTCTTTGGCATTATGCTGACAGGAAGTTATTTAATTATTCATTTCCTCTATAAACAAATTGTAGTGGGCTTATTTACTATTCCTGTTTCATTAATCATCCTTGGATATGGAAGCGTTTTCGCGAAGGAAGTATCACCACTTGTTCCTTCACTGCAAAGCCACTGGTTAACTATTCATGTTATGACAGTTGCCTTTTCTAGCGCAATTTTATCAGTGTCCTTTGCTACAGGTTTGATTTATTTATTAAGAACGTTGGATGTCTCGAAGAAATCCATCAGTACATACGGTCTAGAGTTTGTTTTATATTGTTTAGTTGTGGTCATCGGCTTTATCGGTGTTTCCACGACATTTAGCTTTGCCTCAGACGATGTCAAAGTACAATTTGACAATGCGCAGGGACAGTCAGAACAAGCCGTTTACTCGATGATGCCACTTATTGTGACAAAAGGTGCGGTCACAGAAAATGGTGAAGCAGTCGGTATGATTGAAATCACGAACAAAATTGATGCCAAAAAGTTAAATTCCATTGTTTGGGCATTTATGGTCGGTACGATTTTATACGCTGTCATTCGATTAATTACAAGAAAATCTATTAGTGCTTTATTAAAGCCATGGACAAGCCGAGTGCAGCCCCAATTAATGGATGAAATATCCTACCGTGCTGTCGTCATCGGCTTCCCCTTATTCGCATTAGGCGGCCTATTGTTTGCTATGATCTGGGCACAAATTGCGTGGAGTCGCTATTGGGGCTGGGACCCAAAAGAGGTTTGGGCATTGATTACCTTTTTATTCTACGCTGCCTTTCTCCATTTCCGACTATCCAAAGGCTGGGAAGGTGAGAAAACAGCCTGGCTAGCCATCATCGGCTTCGGCATCATCGTATTCAACCAAGTCTTCGTCAATCTAGTAATTGCCGGCCTACATTCCTATGCTTAA
- a CDS encoding DUF6241 domain-containing protein has translation MKKSYIWGVLFVAVVLSIGVAFWINDKETESIVEDDGEESLKETDLSWVDGVHAAMLDDWQSGDKTFDERLVQEVMLDMTHQKVDTHVEEGTMEITAERIDHLMQITEEEEAVFFHNETYIDILKRWKENDFSTVEDDHQLLHSLYDR, from the coding sequence TTGAAAAAAAGTTATATTTGGGGTGTTCTTTTTGTAGCTGTAGTGTTGAGTATAGGTGTTGCGTTTTGGATAAATGATAAAGAAACAGAGTCCATTGTTGAAGATGATGGGGAAGAATCACTTAAGGAAACGGATTTATCTTGGGTAGACGGTGTTCATGCCGCTATGCTTGATGATTGGCAAAGTGGAGATAAAACGTTTGATGAACGTTTAGTGCAAGAAGTGATGTTAGATATGACACACCAAAAGGTTGATACGCATGTAGAAGAAGGTACAATGGAGATAACAGCGGAACGAATTGATCATTTGATGCAGATAACAGAAGAAGAGGAAGCCGTCTTTTTTCATAATGAAACATATATTGATATATTAAAACGTTGGAAAGAAAATGATTTTTCAACAGTTGAGGATGACCATCAACTACTCCATTCTCTTTATGATCGATGA
- a CDS encoding SMI1/KNR4 family protein: MRTSYFQRLLQHLPEEEQRQLERATGATDTQIQALLEVFPDCPQSLLALLQDVNGTYYCKHGQETICVLVLGSDLGDYPYYLKSVEQIIEDYHDNRESIYERYQEFLEYVEVDGKINMHVPLNERLCFADCMNNGGTSSLFLDFSPNEAGQVGQVVRYVHDPDSFEVIASSFDDYLQQLQEGDYEFTAIYEEEY; the protein is encoded by the coding sequence ATGCGTACTAGCTATTTTCAACGTTTACTCCAACACTTACCTGAAGAGGAACAACGACAATTAGAGCGTGCAACTGGTGCAACAGATACACAAATTCAGGCATTGCTTGAAGTTTTTCCGGATTGTCCGCAGTCCTTACTAGCATTACTTCAGGATGTCAATGGTACCTATTATTGTAAGCATGGTCAAGAAACAATCTGTGTTCTTGTCCTAGGTTCCGATTTAGGTGACTACCCGTATTATCTGAAATCCGTTGAGCAAATCATTGAAGATTATCATGACAATCGAGAATCAATATATGAACGTTATCAAGAGTTTTTGGAGTATGTCGAAGTCGACGGAAAAATCAATATGCATGTGCCATTAAATGAACGATTATGCTTTGCCGATTGCATGAATAATGGTGGAACATCTAGCCTGTTTCTTGATTTTTCACCAAATGAAGCGGGACAAGTAGGGCAAGTGGTTCGTTATGTGCATGATCCAGATAGCTTTGAGGTCATTGCCTCCTCCTTTGATGATTACTTACAGCAGCTTCAAGAAGGGGACTACGAATTTACAGCTATTTACGAGGAGGAGTACTAA
- a CDS encoding DUF3147 family protein produces MYTFFKILSSAAIIGVVTEVARRFPTYGGIIAALPLVSILSIIWLTVQSESSEHIQRFTVGVIVGLPATMCMLFVIYMAMKSSMHIVLAIGLGVLSWAVFLGIQKAIAGVFHISI; encoded by the coding sequence ATGTATACATTTTTTAAAATTCTTAGCTCGGCGGCGATTATTGGTGTTGTAACCGAGGTAGCACGAAGATTTCCAACCTATGGTGGCATCATTGCCGCATTGCCGTTGGTGAGTATTTTAAGTATTATTTGGCTGACGGTGCAAAGTGAGTCGAGCGAGCATATTCAGCGTTTTACAGTAGGAGTCATCGTTGGCCTGCCAGCAACAATGTGCATGCTTTTTGTGATATACATGGCGATGAAATCCTCAATGCATATCGTCCTTGCTATTGGTCTAGGTGTGCTGTCATGGGCAGTGTTCCTAGGCATTCAAAAGGCGATTGCAGGTGTTTTTCATATTTCGATTTAA
- a CDS encoding class I SAM-dependent methyltransferase codes for MKQNIYDNPIFFHQYKALRQKELNYNRLLEQPTMKSLLPPLTNSDILDIGCGMGEFAKYCIDHQAKHVTALDVSSNMLAMAKQEHAHPQIDYQLQAIEDYEAPSNSFDCITSSLSLHYVKDFDAVIDRIARMLRPNGVFVFSVEHPIATARQAMEDNWIYDNEHNRLHYAIDHYHEEGLREQTWLVEGVVKYHRTIATMINTLIAHGLTIEKIVEPLPSKEAILQLPSLEKELRRPSFLFIKAKK; via the coding sequence ATGAAACAAAATATTTATGATAATCCGATATTTTTCCATCAATACAAAGCATTAAGGCAAAAGGAATTGAATTATAATCGTCTGTTGGAGCAGCCCACAATGAAATCTTTACTACCACCATTAACGAATAGCGACATTCTCGATATCGGCTGTGGTATGGGTGAGTTCGCCAAATATTGTATCGACCATCAGGCCAAGCATGTGACCGCACTGGATGTTTCTAGTAATATGTTGGCAATGGCGAAACAAGAGCATGCCCATCCGCAAATTGACTATCAGCTACAAGCAATCGAGGATTATGAAGCACCTTCCAATAGCTTTGATTGTATAACAAGCTCCCTTTCCCTTCATTATGTTAAAGACTTCGATGCGGTTATTGACCGAATAGCTCGAATGCTACGTCCTAACGGTGTTTTTGTTTTTTCTGTCGAGCATCCGATTGCTACAGCTCGTCAAGCAATGGAGGATAATTGGATTTATGATAACGAGCATAATCGTCTTCACTATGCAATCGATCATTATCATGAAGAGGGCTTGCGTGAGCAGACATGGCTCGTGGAAGGGGTTGTCAAATATCATCGTACCATTGCGACGATGATCAATACATTGATTGCCCACGGGTTAACCATTGAGAAAATAGTCGAACCTCTTCCTAGCAAAGAAGCTATCCTTCAGCTTCCTTCCCTTGAAAAGGAGCTACGCCGTCCGTCCTTTTTATTTATAAAAGCTAAAAAATAA
- the thrS gene encoding threonine--tRNA ligase, protein MSNQVIHIQFPDGQQQVFTKGVTLTDIAQAIRPELRKKAVAGSVNGTIVDLTHPIMEDAQVTLYDASSKEGIEVIRHSTAHLLAQAIKRLYPHAQFGVGPVIENGFYYDIDIANTLTPNDLQQIEKKMKQIAQENIQIHRREVSREEAQRLFAHDALKLELIEAIPVDEAVTIYEQGEFYDLCRGPHVPTTGKLQHFKLMHVSGAYWRGDSSKPMLQRIYGVAFATKEELHNHFVFLEEAEKRNHRKLGKELSLFMFSEEAPGMPFYLANGQILRNELESYLRHLQAKYDYREVRTPLMMNQRLWEQSGHWDHYKDQMYFTQVDDQSFALKPMNCPGHMLIFKNSLHSYRDLPIRMAEFGQVHRHEFSGALNGLLRVRSFCQDDAHIFATPQQIEDEIALALKIIDEVYNVFGFRYTIELSTRPDDYMGDLALWDQAEAALENVLTNLGIAYTINEGDGAFYGPKIDIHIKDAIQRSHQCATVQLDFQLPEKFDLTYINEHNEKVRPVVIHRAVFGSIDRFLGILIEHFGGAFPTWLAPQQVQVINVAEVHHDYAKQVVEVLQEQEIRVQLDDRQEKLGKKIREAQLQKIPYILVIGDREVENQRVAVRRHGQQNSVEQSLQQLIDDITGAIQEKRLS, encoded by the coding sequence ATGTCAAATCAAGTTATTCACATTCAATTTCCAGATGGTCAACAGCAAGTATTTACGAAAGGCGTGACACTAACCGATATTGCGCAGGCAATTCGTCCCGAGCTTCGTAAAAAGGCAGTGGCAGGAAGTGTTAATGGAACCATCGTTGATTTGACGCACCCGATTATGGAAGATGCTCAAGTTACATTGTACGATGCAAGCTCGAAGGAAGGGATCGAGGTTATTCGCCATTCTACGGCCCATTTATTAGCGCAAGCAATTAAGCGACTATACCCACATGCACAATTTGGGGTAGGACCAGTCATTGAAAACGGCTTTTATTATGATATAGATATTGCCAACACATTAACACCAAATGATTTGCAGCAAATTGAGAAAAAGATGAAACAAATTGCGCAGGAAAATATCCAAATTCACAGGCGTGAAGTATCTCGGGAGGAAGCACAGCGGCTATTTGCACACGATGCGTTGAAGCTAGAGCTAATTGAGGCTATTCCGGTAGATGAAGCGGTAACGATTTATGAGCAGGGAGAGTTTTACGATTTATGTCGAGGCCCACATGTCCCAACTACAGGTAAATTGCAGCACTTTAAATTAATGCATGTGTCAGGAGCTTATTGGCGAGGTGACAGCAGTAAGCCAATGCTTCAGCGCATTTACGGTGTAGCCTTTGCTACAAAAGAAGAGCTGCACAACCATTTTGTCTTTTTAGAGGAAGCGGAAAAGCGTAATCATCGCAAGCTTGGTAAAGAGCTATCCTTATTTATGTTTTCAGAAGAAGCGCCTGGCATGCCATTTTATTTAGCAAACGGTCAAATTTTGCGCAATGAGCTGGAATCCTATTTGCGACATTTACAAGCGAAATATGATTATAGGGAAGTAAGGACACCACTAATGATGAATCAGCGCCTCTGGGAGCAGTCGGGCCATTGGGATCATTATAAGGATCAAATGTATTTTACACAGGTGGATGATCAAAGCTTTGCCTTAAAGCCAATGAACTGCCCAGGACATATGCTCATTTTTAAAAACAGCCTCCATTCCTATAGAGACTTACCAATTCGCATGGCTGAATTTGGGCAAGTACATCGACATGAATTTAGTGGAGCCTTAAATGGTTTATTACGTGTCCGATCATTTTGTCAGGATGATGCCCATATTTTTGCAACACCACAGCAAATTGAGGATGAAATTGCGCTGGCATTAAAGATTATTGACGAGGTGTACAACGTATTTGGTTTCCGCTATACAATAGAATTATCGACACGACCAGATGATTATATGGGCGATTTGGCACTATGGGATCAAGCAGAAGCGGCACTAGAGAACGTGCTAACAAATTTGGGTATTGCCTATACAATCAATGAGGGCGATGGCGCTTTTTATGGACCAAAAATTGACATTCATATTAAAGATGCAATTCAGCGCAGCCATCAATGTGCAACAGTACAGCTCGATTTCCAACTGCCAGAGAAGTTTGATTTAACATATATTAATGAACACAATGAAAAAGTAAGACCTGTTGTTATCCATCGAGCGGTATTTGGCTCGATTGATCGCTTCTTAGGCATTCTTATTGAGCATTTTGGAGGAGCATTCCCAACTTGGCTAGCACCACAGCAAGTACAAGTTATTAATGTTGCAGAAGTGCATCATGACTATGCCAAACAAGTAGTAGAAGTATTACAAGAGCAAGAAATTCGTGTGCAATTAGATGACCGCCAAGAAAAGCTTGGGAAAAAGATACGTGAAGCACAGCTACAAAAAATTCCGTATATTCTTGTCATTGGAGATCGTGAGGTTGAGAACCAACGAGTGGCTGTTCGTAGACATGGTCAGCAAAATTCCGTTGAGCAATCACTACAGCAACTAATAGATGACATCACAGGAGCTATTCAAGAAAAAAGGTTATCTTAA
- a CDS encoding GNAT family N-acetyltransferase, which produces MEHYVNTFLTGQSVMLQQMDSTDLKAFVANESEITTLLLANDDIPFPQTKEDHTAFFHSISGKKEEFFFGIYEKDSHQLIGSCGVFSVNWQNSTCSVGIAIGKAWQGKGYGTDAMKTLIDFIFQYIAVQKIKLQVFSFNQAAIRSYEKCGFTKEGTLRQEIFRFGTFHDILLFGLLRSEWEKN; this is translated from the coding sequence ATGGAACACTATGTCAACACATTTCTAACTGGTCAATCAGTTATGCTACAGCAAATGGATTCTACTGATTTAAAAGCCTTCGTAGCCAACGAAAGTGAAATAACTACATTGCTTCTTGCCAATGATGATATTCCCTTTCCTCAAACGAAAGAGGATCACACTGCATTCTTTCATAGTATAAGTGGAAAAAAGGAGGAATTCTTTTTTGGCATTTATGAAAAGGACTCCCATCAACTGATTGGCTCCTGCGGTGTTTTTTCCGTCAACTGGCAAAACAGTACTTGCTCTGTAGGCATTGCAATCGGAAAAGCGTGGCAAGGCAAAGGATATGGGACTGATGCAATGAAAACACTCATAGATTTTATTTTCCAATACATCGCTGTACAAAAAATCAAGCTTCAAGTTTTTAGCTTTAATCAGGCAGCTATTCGCTCCTATGAAAAATGCGGCTTCACAAAAGAAGGTACTTTACGCCAAGAAATTTTTCGCTTCGGTACATTTCATGACATCTTATTGTTTGGCTTATTACGCTCGGAATGGGAGAAAAATTAA
- a CDS encoding GNAT family N-acetyltransferase, whose product MTLTKIHQLPQHEVLHFFEEHWGSTEMVISSGIYDCSQLEGFAFLDEQRAIIGLITYIMREEDCEIISLDSTVEGRGIGSALVKAVEQEAVGQGCTSISLITTNDNLHALKFYQKRGYYLLEILRNAVEQARAYKPSIPFIGNDGIPIRDEIRLQKQLDYQ is encoded by the coding sequence ATGACATTGACAAAAATTCACCAATTACCCCAACATGAGGTGCTTCATTTTTTTGAGGAGCATTGGGGCAGTACAGAAATGGTCATTTCCAGTGGGATCTATGACTGCAGTCAATTAGAAGGCTTTGCTTTTTTGGATGAGCAGCGAGCGATCATTGGATTGATTACCTATATTATGCGCGAAGAGGACTGTGAAATTATATCATTGGATAGTACAGTTGAGGGGAGAGGCATTGGTTCAGCGCTTGTAAAAGCTGTAGAGCAAGAAGCTGTTGGACAAGGTTGTACAAGCATTTCTCTTATCACAACGAACGATAACTTACATGCCTTGAAATTTTATCAAAAACGAGGCTATTATTTACTCGAAATATTGCGCAATGCAGTCGAACAGGCGAGAGCCTATAAGCCTTCTATCCCTTTCATTGGTAATGATGGTATCCCGATACGAGATGAAATACGTTTACAAAAACAACTTGACTATCAATAG
- a CDS encoding aspartyl-phosphate phosphatase Spo0E family protein — protein sequence MVNLLLKQFLKAEIEIKRRIMYKKAKDLGFTHPIVVDYSQELDVLLNRYLKQAQAS from the coding sequence TTGGTAAACTTATTACTTAAACAATTCTTGAAGGCGGAAATTGAGATCAAACGAAGAATTATGTATAAAAAGGCAAAGGATCTTGGTTTCACCCACCCTATTGTAGTAGATTACAGTCAAGAATTGGATGTCCTACTTAATAGATATTTAAAACAAGCTCAAGCTTCCTAA
- a CDS encoding histidine phosphatase family protein, which translates to MTVMYFVRHAHAHYSVDEYHRPLSTQGIKDAERVTKLFKEKQIEAIYASPYRRAIQTVEGIAHAHHLPIQTVDALKERQLSSGEMTDFHAAIQRVWQEPSFAWEGGESNEQATARAVESLQSIILTHPQESLVLGTHGNIMVLMMQYFDARYDYAFWQQLTMPDIYKLTFQGLALQQVTRIWQEE; encoded by the coding sequence ATGACTGTTATGTATTTTGTAAGACATGCTCATGCACATTATTCAGTGGATGAATATCACCGACCTCTCTCGACGCAAGGGATAAAGGATGCGGAGCGTGTTACAAAATTATTTAAAGAGAAACAAATTGAAGCAATCTATGCTAGTCCATATCGTCGAGCAATTCAAACAGTGGAGGGCATTGCGCATGCTCATCATCTACCCATACAAACCGTGGATGCTTTAAAAGAACGGCAGCTTTCAAGTGGAGAGATGACGGATTTTCATGCAGCTATTCAGCGAGTGTGGCAGGAGCCAAGCTTTGCGTGGGAGGGTGGGGAGTCAAATGAACAGGCGACGGCACGTGCTGTCGAGAGCTTGCAATCCATCATTCTTACCCATCCACAGGAGAGCCTTGTTTTAGGGACACATGGCAATATCATGGTATTGATGATGCAATACTTTGATGCCCGCTATGATTACGCATTTTGGCAGCAGCTTACGATGCCGGATATTTATAAACTAACATTCCAAGGTTTAGCACTACAGCAAGTAACACGCATATGGCAAGAGGAATAA
- a CDS encoding amidohydrolase — protein MTALQQQLAELLKQYEEEMIQLRRHFHENPELSFEEVETPKTIAAFHRALGHEVHEGVGGNGVVAKLVGGKPGKTVALRADFDALAITEETGLPFQSKIKGRMHACGHDGHTASLLILAKALNKMKDDLAGTIVFIHQHAEELAPGGAISMIKDGCLEGVDVIFGTHLWAPTELGKVQTAKGPLMAAADGIYITIKGKGGHGSNPSDTKDSIVLAAQFITNLQQLVARRVNPLRPAVVSIGHIEALNPFNVIADQVYMKGTVRTFHEEERSLLEREIEELLKATCYLTKADYEYEFVRGYPPVVNHEAEIEHIMESAEKIADVAAVELVDPNMGGEDFAYYLEEIPGAFFFTGAKNPNWEEVYPHHHPKFDIDERSLRIAANVLGQATLDYFAKHN, from the coding sequence ATGACAGCATTACAACAACAATTAGCAGAGTTATTAAAGCAATATGAGGAAGAAATGATTCAGCTTCGTCGTCATTTCCATGAAAATCCTGAACTTTCCTTCGAGGAAGTAGAAACGCCGAAAACAATCGCAGCCTTTCATCGCGCCTTAGGTCATGAGGTTCATGAAGGTGTAGGTGGCAATGGTGTTGTGGCAAAGCTAGTAGGTGGTAAACCCGGGAAAACCGTAGCGTTACGCGCGGATTTTGACGCCTTAGCCATTACAGAAGAAACAGGCTTACCTTTCCAATCAAAAATTAAAGGTCGTATGCATGCTTGCGGACATGATGGACACACAGCCTCCCTGTTAATTTTAGCGAAGGCCCTCAACAAAATGAAGGATGACCTAGCAGGAACTATCGTCTTTATTCATCAGCATGCAGAGGAGCTGGCCCCGGGTGGAGCTATTTCAATGATTAAGGACGGCTGCCTAGAAGGTGTCGATGTTATTTTTGGTACACATTTATGGGCTCCAACTGAACTTGGAAAAGTACAAACAGCGAAGGGACCATTAATGGCTGCAGCAGATGGTATTTATATAACAATCAAAGGCAAAGGTGGCCACGGTTCCAACCCAAGTGACACCAAGGATTCCATTGTTTTAGCGGCACAGTTTATTACGAATTTACAGCAGCTCGTGGCACGTCGCGTCAATCCATTACGTCCAGCAGTAGTGTCGATTGGGCATATCGAGGCCCTCAATCCATTCAATGTCATTGCTGATCAAGTGTATATGAAAGGTACTGTACGCACTTTCCACGAGGAAGAGCGCAGTTTGCTAGAGCGTGAAATTGAAGAACTATTAAAGGCCACATGCTATTTAACAAAAGCAGACTACGAATATGAGTTTGTACGAGGCTATCCACCTGTTGTTAACCATGAAGCAGAGATAGAGCATATTATGGAATCCGCAGAGAAAATTGCAGATGTAGCAGCTGTTGAACTGGTTGACCCTAATATGGGTGGTGAGGATTTTGCCTATTACTTAGAGGAAATCCCAGGTGCCTTCTTCTTTACAGGCGCAAAAAATCCAAATTGGGAGGAAGTATATCCTCACCATCACCCGAAATTCGATATCGACGAACGCTCCTTACGAATTGCTGCCAACGTTCTAGGCCAAGCAACATTAGACTACTTCGCAAAGCATAATTAA